A portion of the Salarias fasciatus chromosome 15, fSalaFa1.1, whole genome shotgun sequence genome contains these proteins:
- the LOC115402113 gene encoding clathrin coat assembly protein AP180 isoform X4, giving the protein MSGQTLTDRIAAAQYQLTGSDMARAVCKATTHEVMAPKKKHLDYLVSATNTTNVNIPQMADTLFERSTNASWVVVFKALVTTHHMCVHGNERFIQYLASRTSLFNLSNFIDKTGSHGYDMSTFIRRYGRYLNEKAFAYRQMAFDFTRVKKGAEGVMRTMTTEKLLKGMPVLQTQIDTLLEFDVHPKELNNGIINAAFLLLFKDLVKLFASYNDGIINLLEKFFKMKKSECKDALEIYKRFLTRVTKIGEFMKLAETVGVDKNDIPDINYAPSSILESLETHMNGLEDVKGGKKGEGSPTKGSPTNNVSPTSTPAKSSNAVPALQPPPGESAAAAASAAPEPAEDSLLDLDPLSSSGPSAPSAAPTSWGDLLGSEMGDSLLSEPTLTAEPTPSPAAATPTPAAAEPGVSLAPPTSTAAATSPGAANMDLLGDAFATPVPATEASAAAAAEGGAAAATSAPAASAGAESTGGDAPAAAAAAAPAASAAPGAELMSVFDGLGDVMKPTLTPQAGDVDTSMANMASNLTMGNPAAPQVAPPSWGAPMAPAPGAGAPMMPMARPGFPATGPTPGAPMSPGMAQSPRKPPPPRNALDDLNIKDFM; this is encoded by the exons ATGTCGGGGCAGACGCTCACGGATCGCATTGCCGCTGCGCAATACCAGCTAACGGGATCAGATATGGCCCGGGCTGTCTGCAAAGCCACCACTCATGAGGTGATGGCGCCCAAGAAGAAGCACCTGGACT aTCTGGTGTCAgccaccaacaccaccaacGTGAACATCCCTCAGATGGCTGACACGCTGTTCGAGCGATCCACCAACGCCAGCTGGGTGGTTGTCTTCAAAGCTCTCGTCACCACCCATCACATGTGTGTCCACGGCAACGAG aggTTCATCCAGTACTTGGCTTCCAGGACTTCCTTGTTCAACCTCAGTAACTTCATTGACAAAACCGGCTCTCATG gCTACGACATGTCGACGTTCATCAGGCGGTACGGACGCTACCTGAACGAGAAAGCCTTCGCCTACCGCCAGATGGCTTTTGACTTCACCAGAGTCAAGAAGGG TGCTGAAGGAGTGATGAGGACCATGACCACCGAGAAGCTGCTGAAAGGCATGCCCGTCCTGCAGACTCAGATTGACACACTGCTGGAGTTCGAT GTTCACCCCAAGGAGCTGAACAACGGGATCATCAACGCAGCGTTTCTGCTTCTCTTCAAGGACCTGGTCAAACTGTTTGCGTCCTACAACGACGGAATCATCAACCTACTAG AGAAATTCTTTAAGATGAAGAAGAGTGAGTGTAAGGATGCTCTGGAGATCTACAAGAGGTTCCTGACCAGGGTGACGAAGATTGGAGAGTTCATGAAGTTGGCAGAG ACAGTCGGAGTTGACAAAAATGACATTCCTGACATCAACTAT GCTCCCAGCAGTATCCTGGAGTCTCTGGAAACACACATGAACGGCCTGGAGGACGTAAAAGGAGGCAAGAAGGG TGAAGG GTCTCCAACAAAG ggaTCTCCAACAAACAACGTGTCTCCGACATCGACTCCGGCCAAATCCTCAAACGCTGTCCCCGcactgcagcctcctcctggagagagcgccgccgccgccgcctcagccGCTCCAGAACCAGCCGAGGA TTCTTTGTTGGACCTGGACCCGCTGTCTTCCTCTGGGCCCTCAGCACCATCGGCTGCCCCCACATCTTGGGGAG ATCTTCTGGGATCAG AAATGGGCGACTCCTTGCTATCCGAACCCACCCTCACAGCAGAGCCCACCCcctcccctgcagcagcaacgcCCACTCCTGCAGCGGCAGAACCCGGAGTGTCTCTAGCTCCTCCCACTAGCACAGCAGCCGCCACCTCCCCTGGCGCCGCCAATATGGATCTGTTGGGAG ATGCCTTTGCAACACCTGTCCCTGCCACTGaggcctctgcagcagcagcagccgagggaggggctgcagcagCCACGTCCGCCCCTGCCGCCAGCGCAGGAGCTG AGTCCACAGGAGGAGACGCCCCAgctgcggccgccgccgccgcccctgctgcctccgccgcccCCGGCGCTGAGCTGATGTCAG TATTTGATGGCTTAGGAGATGTAATGAAGCCCACTCTGACCCCTCAGGCGGGGGATGTTGACACCTCCATGGCTAACATGGCTAGTA ATCTGACGATGGGAAACCCAGCAGCCCCTCAGGTAGCTCCCCCAAGTTGGGGTGCTCCCATG GCCCCGGCACCAGGTGCAGGAGCTCCCATGATGCCAATGGCAAGGCCTGGCTTCCCTGCCACGGGACCAACCCCCGGGGCACCG ATGTCTCCTGGAATGGCCCAGAGCCCCAGAAAGCCGCCGCCACCGAGGAACGCTCTGGACGACCTCAACATCAAGGACTTCATGTAG
- the LOC115402113 gene encoding clathrin coat assembly protein AP180 isoform X8, translating into MSGQTLTDRIAAAQYQLTGSDMARAVCKATTHEVMAPKKKHLDYLVSATNTTNVNIPQMADTLFERSTNASWVVVFKALVTTHHMCVHGNERFIQYLASRTSLFNLSNFIDKTGSHGYDMSTFIRRYGRYLNEKAFAYRQMAFDFTRVKKGAEGVMRTMTTEKLLKGMPVLQTQIDTLLEFDVHPKELNNGIINAAFLLLFKDLVKLFASYNDGIINLLEKFFKMKKSECKDALEIYKRFLTRVTKIGEFMKLAETVGVDKNDIPDINYAPSSILESLETHMNGLEDVKGGKKGEGSPTKGSPTNNVSPTSTPAKSSNAVPALQPPPGESAAAAASAAPEPAEDSLLDLDPLSSSGPSAPSAAPTSWGDLLGSEMGDSLLSEPTLTAEPTPSPAAATPTPAAAEPGVSLAPPTSTAAATSPGAANMDLLGDAFATPVPATEASAAAAAEGGAAAATSAPAASAGAESTGGDAPAAAAAAAPAASAAPGAELMSVFDGLGDVMKPTLTPQAGDVDTSMANMASNLTMGNPAAPQVAPPSWGAPMMSPGMAQSPRKPPPPRNALDDLNIKDFM; encoded by the exons ATGTCGGGGCAGACGCTCACGGATCGCATTGCCGCTGCGCAATACCAGCTAACGGGATCAGATATGGCCCGGGCTGTCTGCAAAGCCACCACTCATGAGGTGATGGCGCCCAAGAAGAAGCACCTGGACT aTCTGGTGTCAgccaccaacaccaccaacGTGAACATCCCTCAGATGGCTGACACGCTGTTCGAGCGATCCACCAACGCCAGCTGGGTGGTTGTCTTCAAAGCTCTCGTCACCACCCATCACATGTGTGTCCACGGCAACGAG aggTTCATCCAGTACTTGGCTTCCAGGACTTCCTTGTTCAACCTCAGTAACTTCATTGACAAAACCGGCTCTCATG gCTACGACATGTCGACGTTCATCAGGCGGTACGGACGCTACCTGAACGAGAAAGCCTTCGCCTACCGCCAGATGGCTTTTGACTTCACCAGAGTCAAGAAGGG TGCTGAAGGAGTGATGAGGACCATGACCACCGAGAAGCTGCTGAAAGGCATGCCCGTCCTGCAGACTCAGATTGACACACTGCTGGAGTTCGAT GTTCACCCCAAGGAGCTGAACAACGGGATCATCAACGCAGCGTTTCTGCTTCTCTTCAAGGACCTGGTCAAACTGTTTGCGTCCTACAACGACGGAATCATCAACCTACTAG AGAAATTCTTTAAGATGAAGAAGAGTGAGTGTAAGGATGCTCTGGAGATCTACAAGAGGTTCCTGACCAGGGTGACGAAGATTGGAGAGTTCATGAAGTTGGCAGAG ACAGTCGGAGTTGACAAAAATGACATTCCTGACATCAACTAT GCTCCCAGCAGTATCCTGGAGTCTCTGGAAACACACATGAACGGCCTGGAGGACGTAAAAGGAGGCAAGAAGGG TGAAGG GTCTCCAACAAAG ggaTCTCCAACAAACAACGTGTCTCCGACATCGACTCCGGCCAAATCCTCAAACGCTGTCCCCGcactgcagcctcctcctggagagagcgccgccgccgccgcctcagccGCTCCAGAACCAGCCGAGGA TTCTTTGTTGGACCTGGACCCGCTGTCTTCCTCTGGGCCCTCAGCACCATCGGCTGCCCCCACATCTTGGGGAG ATCTTCTGGGATCAG AAATGGGCGACTCCTTGCTATCCGAACCCACCCTCACAGCAGAGCCCACCCcctcccctgcagcagcaacgcCCACTCCTGCAGCGGCAGAACCCGGAGTGTCTCTAGCTCCTCCCACTAGCACAGCAGCCGCCACCTCCCCTGGCGCCGCCAATATGGATCTGTTGGGAG ATGCCTTTGCAACACCTGTCCCTGCCACTGaggcctctgcagcagcagcagccgagggaggggctgcagcagCCACGTCCGCCCCTGCCGCCAGCGCAGGAGCTG AGTCCACAGGAGGAGACGCCCCAgctgcggccgccgccgccgcccctgctgcctccgccgcccCCGGCGCTGAGCTGATGTCAG TATTTGATGGCTTAGGAGATGTAATGAAGCCCACTCTGACCCCTCAGGCGGGGGATGTTGACACCTCCATGGCTAACATGGCTAGTA ATCTGACGATGGGAAACCCAGCAGCCCCTCAGGTAGCTCCCCCAAGTTGGGGTGCTCCCATG ATGTCTCCTGGAATGGCCCAGAGCCCCAGAAAGCCGCCGCCACCGAGGAACGCTCTGGACGACCTCAACATCAAGGACTTCATGTAG
- the LOC115402113 gene encoding clathrin coat assembly protein AP180 isoform X11 has translation MSGQTLTDRIAAAQYQLTGSDMARAVCKATTHEVMAPKKKHLDYLVSATNTTNVNIPQMADTLFERSTNASWVVVFKALVTTHHMCVHGNERFIQYLASRTSLFNLSNFIDKTGSHGYDMSTFIRRYGRYLNEKAFAYRQMAFDFTRVKKGAEGVMRTMTTEKLLKGMPVLQTQIDTLLEFDVHPKELNNGIINAAFLLLFKDLVKLFASYNDGIINLLEKFFKMKKSECKDALEIYKRFLTRVTKIGEFMKLAETVGVDKNDIPDINYAPSSILESLETHMNGLEDVKGGKKGEGSPTKGSPTNNVSPTSTPAKSSNAVPALQPPPGESAAAAASAAPEPAEDSLLDLDPLSSSGPSAPSAAPTSWGDLLGSEMGDSLLSEPTLTAEPTPSPAAATPTPAAAEPGVSLAPPTSTAAATSPGAANMDLLGDAFATPVPATEASAAAAAEGGAAAATSAPAASAGAESTGGDAPAAAAAAAPAASAAPGAELMSDLTMGNPAAPQAPAPGAGAPMMPMARPGFPATGPTPGAPMSPGMAQSPRKPPPPRNALDDLNIKDFM, from the exons ATGTCGGGGCAGACGCTCACGGATCGCATTGCCGCTGCGCAATACCAGCTAACGGGATCAGATATGGCCCGGGCTGTCTGCAAAGCCACCACTCATGAGGTGATGGCGCCCAAGAAGAAGCACCTGGACT aTCTGGTGTCAgccaccaacaccaccaacGTGAACATCCCTCAGATGGCTGACACGCTGTTCGAGCGATCCACCAACGCCAGCTGGGTGGTTGTCTTCAAAGCTCTCGTCACCACCCATCACATGTGTGTCCACGGCAACGAG aggTTCATCCAGTACTTGGCTTCCAGGACTTCCTTGTTCAACCTCAGTAACTTCATTGACAAAACCGGCTCTCATG gCTACGACATGTCGACGTTCATCAGGCGGTACGGACGCTACCTGAACGAGAAAGCCTTCGCCTACCGCCAGATGGCTTTTGACTTCACCAGAGTCAAGAAGGG TGCTGAAGGAGTGATGAGGACCATGACCACCGAGAAGCTGCTGAAAGGCATGCCCGTCCTGCAGACTCAGATTGACACACTGCTGGAGTTCGAT GTTCACCCCAAGGAGCTGAACAACGGGATCATCAACGCAGCGTTTCTGCTTCTCTTCAAGGACCTGGTCAAACTGTTTGCGTCCTACAACGACGGAATCATCAACCTACTAG AGAAATTCTTTAAGATGAAGAAGAGTGAGTGTAAGGATGCTCTGGAGATCTACAAGAGGTTCCTGACCAGGGTGACGAAGATTGGAGAGTTCATGAAGTTGGCAGAG ACAGTCGGAGTTGACAAAAATGACATTCCTGACATCAACTAT GCTCCCAGCAGTATCCTGGAGTCTCTGGAAACACACATGAACGGCCTGGAGGACGTAAAAGGAGGCAAGAAGGG TGAAGG GTCTCCAACAAAG ggaTCTCCAACAAACAACGTGTCTCCGACATCGACTCCGGCCAAATCCTCAAACGCTGTCCCCGcactgcagcctcctcctggagagagcgccgccgccgccgcctcagccGCTCCAGAACCAGCCGAGGA TTCTTTGTTGGACCTGGACCCGCTGTCTTCCTCTGGGCCCTCAGCACCATCGGCTGCCCCCACATCTTGGGGAG ATCTTCTGGGATCAG AAATGGGCGACTCCTTGCTATCCGAACCCACCCTCACAGCAGAGCCCACCCcctcccctgcagcagcaacgcCCACTCCTGCAGCGGCAGAACCCGGAGTGTCTCTAGCTCCTCCCACTAGCACAGCAGCCGCCACCTCCCCTGGCGCCGCCAATATGGATCTGTTGGGAG ATGCCTTTGCAACACCTGTCCCTGCCACTGaggcctctgcagcagcagcagccgagggaggggctgcagcagCCACGTCCGCCCCTGCCGCCAGCGCAGGAGCTG AGTCCACAGGAGGAGACGCCCCAgctgcggccgccgccgccgcccctgctgcctccgccgcccCCGGCGCTGAGCTGATGTCAG ATCTGACGATGGGAAACCCAGCAGCCCCTCAG GCCCCGGCACCAGGTGCAGGAGCTCCCATGATGCCAATGGCAAGGCCTGGCTTCCCTGCCACGGGACCAACCCCCGGGGCACCG ATGTCTCCTGGAATGGCCCAGAGCCCCAGAAAGCCGCCGCCACCGAGGAACGCTCTGGACGACCTCAACATCAAGGACTTCATGTAG
- the LOC115402113 gene encoding clathrin coat assembly protein AP180 isoform X5, whose protein sequence is MSGQTLTDRIAAAQYQLTGSDMARAVCKATTHEVMAPKKKHLDYLVSATNTTNVNIPQMADTLFERSTNASWVVVFKALVTTHHMCVHGNERFIQYLASRTSLFNLSNFIDKTGSHGYDMSTFIRRYGRYLNEKAFAYRQMAFDFTRVKKGAEGVMRTMTTEKLLKGMPVLQTQIDTLLEFDVHPKELNNGIINAAFLLLFKDLVKLFASYNDGIINLLEKFFKMKKSECKDALEIYKRFLTRVTKIGEFMKLAETVGVDKNDIPDINYAPSSILESLETHMNGLEDVKGGKKGEGSPTKGSPTNNVSPTSTPAKSSNAVPALQPPPGESAAAAASAAPEPAEDSLLDLDPLSSSGPSAPSAAPTSWGDLLGSEMGDSLLSEPTLTAEPTPSPAAATPTPAAAEPGVSLAPPTSTAAATSPGAANMDLLGDAFATPVPATEASAAAAAEGGAAAATSAPAASAGAESTGGDAPAAAAAAAPAASAAPGAELMSVFDGLGDVMKPTLTPQAGDVDTSMANMASNLTMGNPAAPQAPAPGAGAPMMPMARPGFPATGPTPGAPMSPGMAQSPRKPPPPRNALDDLNIKDFM, encoded by the exons ATGTCGGGGCAGACGCTCACGGATCGCATTGCCGCTGCGCAATACCAGCTAACGGGATCAGATATGGCCCGGGCTGTCTGCAAAGCCACCACTCATGAGGTGATGGCGCCCAAGAAGAAGCACCTGGACT aTCTGGTGTCAgccaccaacaccaccaacGTGAACATCCCTCAGATGGCTGACACGCTGTTCGAGCGATCCACCAACGCCAGCTGGGTGGTTGTCTTCAAAGCTCTCGTCACCACCCATCACATGTGTGTCCACGGCAACGAG aggTTCATCCAGTACTTGGCTTCCAGGACTTCCTTGTTCAACCTCAGTAACTTCATTGACAAAACCGGCTCTCATG gCTACGACATGTCGACGTTCATCAGGCGGTACGGACGCTACCTGAACGAGAAAGCCTTCGCCTACCGCCAGATGGCTTTTGACTTCACCAGAGTCAAGAAGGG TGCTGAAGGAGTGATGAGGACCATGACCACCGAGAAGCTGCTGAAAGGCATGCCCGTCCTGCAGACTCAGATTGACACACTGCTGGAGTTCGAT GTTCACCCCAAGGAGCTGAACAACGGGATCATCAACGCAGCGTTTCTGCTTCTCTTCAAGGACCTGGTCAAACTGTTTGCGTCCTACAACGACGGAATCATCAACCTACTAG AGAAATTCTTTAAGATGAAGAAGAGTGAGTGTAAGGATGCTCTGGAGATCTACAAGAGGTTCCTGACCAGGGTGACGAAGATTGGAGAGTTCATGAAGTTGGCAGAG ACAGTCGGAGTTGACAAAAATGACATTCCTGACATCAACTAT GCTCCCAGCAGTATCCTGGAGTCTCTGGAAACACACATGAACGGCCTGGAGGACGTAAAAGGAGGCAAGAAGGG TGAAGG GTCTCCAACAAAG ggaTCTCCAACAAACAACGTGTCTCCGACATCGACTCCGGCCAAATCCTCAAACGCTGTCCCCGcactgcagcctcctcctggagagagcgccgccgccgccgcctcagccGCTCCAGAACCAGCCGAGGA TTCTTTGTTGGACCTGGACCCGCTGTCTTCCTCTGGGCCCTCAGCACCATCGGCTGCCCCCACATCTTGGGGAG ATCTTCTGGGATCAG AAATGGGCGACTCCTTGCTATCCGAACCCACCCTCACAGCAGAGCCCACCCcctcccctgcagcagcaacgcCCACTCCTGCAGCGGCAGAACCCGGAGTGTCTCTAGCTCCTCCCACTAGCACAGCAGCCGCCACCTCCCCTGGCGCCGCCAATATGGATCTGTTGGGAG ATGCCTTTGCAACACCTGTCCCTGCCACTGaggcctctgcagcagcagcagccgagggaggggctgcagcagCCACGTCCGCCCCTGCCGCCAGCGCAGGAGCTG AGTCCACAGGAGGAGACGCCCCAgctgcggccgccgccgccgcccctgctgcctccgccgcccCCGGCGCTGAGCTGATGTCAG TATTTGATGGCTTAGGAGATGTAATGAAGCCCACTCTGACCCCTCAGGCGGGGGATGTTGACACCTCCATGGCTAACATGGCTAGTA ATCTGACGATGGGAAACCCAGCAGCCCCTCAG GCCCCGGCACCAGGTGCAGGAGCTCCCATGATGCCAATGGCAAGGCCTGGCTTCCCTGCCACGGGACCAACCCCCGGGGCACCG ATGTCTCCTGGAATGGCCCAGAGCCCCAGAAAGCCGCCGCCACCGAGGAACGCTCTGGACGACCTCAACATCAAGGACTTCATGTAG
- the LOC115402113 gene encoding clathrin coat assembly protein AP180 isoform X14: MSGQTLTDRIAAAQYQLTGSDMARAVCKATTHEVMAPKKKHLDYLVSATNTTNVNIPQMADTLFERSTNASWVVVFKALVTTHHMCVHGNERFIQYLASRTSLFNLSNFIDKTGSHGYDMSTFIRRYGRYLNEKAFAYRQMAFDFTRVKKGAEGVMRTMTTEKLLKGMPVLQTQIDTLLEFDVHPKELNNGIINAAFLLLFKDLVKLFASYNDGIINLLEKFFKMKKSECKDALEIYKRFLTRVTKIGEFMKLAETVGVDKNDIPDINYAPSSILESLETHMNGLEDVKGGKKGEGSPTKGSPTNNVSPTSTPAKSSNAVPALQPPPGESAAAAASAAPEPAEDSLLDLDPLSSSGPSAPSAAPTSWGDLLGSEMGDSLLSEPTLTAEPTPSPAAATPTPAAAEPGVSLAPPTSTAAATSPGAANMDLLGDAFATPVPATEASAAAAAEGGAAAATSAPAASAGAESTGGDAPAAAAAAAPAASAAPGAELMSDLTMGNPAAPQVAPPSWGAPMMSPGMAQSPRKPPPPRNALDDLNIKDFM, from the exons ATGTCGGGGCAGACGCTCACGGATCGCATTGCCGCTGCGCAATACCAGCTAACGGGATCAGATATGGCCCGGGCTGTCTGCAAAGCCACCACTCATGAGGTGATGGCGCCCAAGAAGAAGCACCTGGACT aTCTGGTGTCAgccaccaacaccaccaacGTGAACATCCCTCAGATGGCTGACACGCTGTTCGAGCGATCCACCAACGCCAGCTGGGTGGTTGTCTTCAAAGCTCTCGTCACCACCCATCACATGTGTGTCCACGGCAACGAG aggTTCATCCAGTACTTGGCTTCCAGGACTTCCTTGTTCAACCTCAGTAACTTCATTGACAAAACCGGCTCTCATG gCTACGACATGTCGACGTTCATCAGGCGGTACGGACGCTACCTGAACGAGAAAGCCTTCGCCTACCGCCAGATGGCTTTTGACTTCACCAGAGTCAAGAAGGG TGCTGAAGGAGTGATGAGGACCATGACCACCGAGAAGCTGCTGAAAGGCATGCCCGTCCTGCAGACTCAGATTGACACACTGCTGGAGTTCGAT GTTCACCCCAAGGAGCTGAACAACGGGATCATCAACGCAGCGTTTCTGCTTCTCTTCAAGGACCTGGTCAAACTGTTTGCGTCCTACAACGACGGAATCATCAACCTACTAG AGAAATTCTTTAAGATGAAGAAGAGTGAGTGTAAGGATGCTCTGGAGATCTACAAGAGGTTCCTGACCAGGGTGACGAAGATTGGAGAGTTCATGAAGTTGGCAGAG ACAGTCGGAGTTGACAAAAATGACATTCCTGACATCAACTAT GCTCCCAGCAGTATCCTGGAGTCTCTGGAAACACACATGAACGGCCTGGAGGACGTAAAAGGAGGCAAGAAGGG TGAAGG GTCTCCAACAAAG ggaTCTCCAACAAACAACGTGTCTCCGACATCGACTCCGGCCAAATCCTCAAACGCTGTCCCCGcactgcagcctcctcctggagagagcgccgccgccgccgcctcagccGCTCCAGAACCAGCCGAGGA TTCTTTGTTGGACCTGGACCCGCTGTCTTCCTCTGGGCCCTCAGCACCATCGGCTGCCCCCACATCTTGGGGAG ATCTTCTGGGATCAG AAATGGGCGACTCCTTGCTATCCGAACCCACCCTCACAGCAGAGCCCACCCcctcccctgcagcagcaacgcCCACTCCTGCAGCGGCAGAACCCGGAGTGTCTCTAGCTCCTCCCACTAGCACAGCAGCCGCCACCTCCCCTGGCGCCGCCAATATGGATCTGTTGGGAG ATGCCTTTGCAACACCTGTCCCTGCCACTGaggcctctgcagcagcagcagccgagggaggggctgcagcagCCACGTCCGCCCCTGCCGCCAGCGCAGGAGCTG AGTCCACAGGAGGAGACGCCCCAgctgcggccgccgccgccgcccctgctgcctccgccgcccCCGGCGCTGAGCTGATGTCAG ATCTGACGATGGGAAACCCAGCAGCCCCTCAGGTAGCTCCCCCAAGTTGGGGTGCTCCCATG ATGTCTCCTGGAATGGCCCAGAGCCCCAGAAAGCCGCCGCCACCGAGGAACGCTCTGGACGACCTCAACATCAAGGACTTCATGTAG
- the LOC115402113 gene encoding clathrin coat assembly protein AP180 isoform X18 gives MSGQTLTDRIAAAQYQLTGSDMARAVCKATTHEVMAPKKKHLDYLVSATNTTNVNIPQMADTLFERSTNASWVVVFKALVTTHHMCVHGNERFIQYLASRTSLFNLSNFIDKTGSHGYDMSTFIRRYGRYLNEKAFAYRQMAFDFTRVKKGAEGVMRTMTTEKLLKGMPVLQTQIDTLLEFDVHPKELNNGIINAAFLLLFKDLVKLFASYNDGIINLLEKFFKMKKSECKDALEIYKRFLTRVTKIGEFMKLAETVGVDKNDIPDINYAPSSILESLETHMNGLEDVKGGKKGEGSPTKGSPTNNVSPTSTPAKSSNAVPALQPPPGESAAAAASAAPEPAEDSLLDLDPLSSSGPSAPSAAPTSWGDLLGSDAFATPVPATEASAAAAAEGGAAAATSAPAASAGAESTGGDAPAAAAAAAPAASAAPGAELMSGDVMKPTLTPQAGDVDTSMANMASNLTMGNPAAPQMSPGMAQSPRKPPPPRNALDDLNIKDFM, from the exons ATGTCGGGGCAGACGCTCACGGATCGCATTGCCGCTGCGCAATACCAGCTAACGGGATCAGATATGGCCCGGGCTGTCTGCAAAGCCACCACTCATGAGGTGATGGCGCCCAAGAAGAAGCACCTGGACT aTCTGGTGTCAgccaccaacaccaccaacGTGAACATCCCTCAGATGGCTGACACGCTGTTCGAGCGATCCACCAACGCCAGCTGGGTGGTTGTCTTCAAAGCTCTCGTCACCACCCATCACATGTGTGTCCACGGCAACGAG aggTTCATCCAGTACTTGGCTTCCAGGACTTCCTTGTTCAACCTCAGTAACTTCATTGACAAAACCGGCTCTCATG gCTACGACATGTCGACGTTCATCAGGCGGTACGGACGCTACCTGAACGAGAAAGCCTTCGCCTACCGCCAGATGGCTTTTGACTTCACCAGAGTCAAGAAGGG TGCTGAAGGAGTGATGAGGACCATGACCACCGAGAAGCTGCTGAAAGGCATGCCCGTCCTGCAGACTCAGATTGACACACTGCTGGAGTTCGAT GTTCACCCCAAGGAGCTGAACAACGGGATCATCAACGCAGCGTTTCTGCTTCTCTTCAAGGACCTGGTCAAACTGTTTGCGTCCTACAACGACGGAATCATCAACCTACTAG AGAAATTCTTTAAGATGAAGAAGAGTGAGTGTAAGGATGCTCTGGAGATCTACAAGAGGTTCCTGACCAGGGTGACGAAGATTGGAGAGTTCATGAAGTTGGCAGAG ACAGTCGGAGTTGACAAAAATGACATTCCTGACATCAACTAT GCTCCCAGCAGTATCCTGGAGTCTCTGGAAACACACATGAACGGCCTGGAGGACGTAAAAGGAGGCAAGAAGGG TGAAGG GTCTCCAACAAAG ggaTCTCCAACAAACAACGTGTCTCCGACATCGACTCCGGCCAAATCCTCAAACGCTGTCCCCGcactgcagcctcctcctggagagagcgccgccgccgccgcctcagccGCTCCAGAACCAGCCGAGGA TTCTTTGTTGGACCTGGACCCGCTGTCTTCCTCTGGGCCCTCAGCACCATCGGCTGCCCCCACATCTTGGGGAG ATCTTCTGGGATCAG ATGCCTTTGCAACACCTGTCCCTGCCACTGaggcctctgcagcagcagcagccgagggaggggctgcagcagCCACGTCCGCCCCTGCCGCCAGCGCAGGAGCTG AGTCCACAGGAGGAGACGCCCCAgctgcggccgccgccgccgcccctgctgcctccgccgcccCCGGCGCTGAGCTGATGTCAG GAGATGTAATGAAGCCCACTCTGACCCCTCAGGCGGGGGATGTTGACACCTCCATGGCTAACATGGCTAGTA ATCTGACGATGGGAAACCCAGCAGCCCCTCAG ATGTCTCCTGGAATGGCCCAGAGCCCCAGAAAGCCGCCGCCACCGAGGAACGCTCTGGACGACCTCAACATCAAGGACTTCATGTAG